GCGCCGCGCGGCGGGCACGACGAGCCCCGGCGCGAACGGCGCGACCCGGGCGCCGGCGGTCAGGGCGAGACGGTCGAGCAGCCCGAGCGCAGCCGTGTTCTCGCCGGCGAGCTCCGCCAGGACGCGCGCTGCACGCCTTGGCTCGCGGATGCGAAGCACCTCGTCGGTCAACGCGAGCAGCAGGTCGAAGCCTCCGGGTGTCGACAGGATGCGGCTCATCCGCCGGGCCTGCGCCGCCTCGCGCCACCCCCGGCGGGCGCCGGCCGCGGCCAGCAGATCCGACGCGACGCCGACCGCGGCGTCGATCTCCGAGGTCACAGGGCCCCGAGAGCCTTGCCGAGGATCTCGGGGATGGGCCGCTTGCCCGACCCGTCGGTGGCGACGACCACGTACACGGTGCGGCCTGCGGCCACCTTCTCGCCGCCGGCGCAGACGTCGAAGCTGAGGGAAAAAGAGGTCGTCCCACGCTCGGCCAGCCCCACGCACACTTCCGCCTCGTCGCCCCAACGCAGGGAGGACCCCCAGTCGATCTCGCTGTGCACGAGCTGCACATCGAAGCCTGCGTCGAGCATCTGCTGGTACCCCAGGCCGCCTTCCTCCAGGAACGTCGTCATGGCCTCGTCGAAATATCCGAGGTACCACATGTTGAACACGACACCCTGCTGGTCCGCCTCGAAGTATCGGACCTTGTGCCGGTACACGGTCACACGGCCCCCACGCCGATCATGAGCGGCCATGGGAACAACATACGCAGCGGAACCCGCCGGTCGAAAAACCTTACGCGAACTGGCCTATATGGCGGGTTGCTTGTAGCTTCGAGAGGGATAGATGGAGGGCATGAGGACGATGCAGGCCGCTGACACCACCAGTTCGCACACCGCAGGTGACCCGGTAGCGGAAGTCAAGCAATGGCTCTCCGAGAACTGGGACCCCGACCTGACGGTGCGCGACTGGTGGGCACGCCTGGGCGAGTCAGGCTGGGCCGCGCCCTCCCTGCCGGACAACGCCTACGGCAAGGGGCTCTCGCGCGCCGAGGCCGTCCGCGTCCAAGAGGCGATCGTCGAGTTCGGAGCCCTGCCCGCCCCCGGCGGCCTCGGCCTGCTCCTCGCCGGGCCGACCATCGCCACCCACGGCGACGCGGACCAGATCGAACGCTATGTCAAGCCGATAGTGACCGGCGCCCAGGGGTGGTGCCAGCTCTTCAGCGAGCCCGGCGCCGGCTCGGACCTCGCCGGCCTTCAGACCAAGGCCGAGCGCGATGGCGAGGAGTGGATCATCACCGGCCAGAAGGTCTGGACCTCCGGCGGCCAGGTGGCCGACATGGGCATGCTCCTCGCCCGCACCAACCCCGAGGTGCCCAAGCACCAGGGCATCACCTACTTCGCGTTCGACATGCGCCAGCCCGGCGTCGAGGTACGGCCGCTCCGGGAGATGACCGGCCGGGCCCTGTTCAACGAGGTCTTCATCACCGAGGCCCGGGTCGGCAACGACGCGATCATCGGCGGGCTCAACAACGGCTGGGCCGTCGCCAACACCACCCTCGCCTTCGAACGGGCCGGGCTCGGCGCCGGCGGGGGTTCCGCGGGTGCGAGCACCGCGGTTCCCGGGACCATTGCCGGGGACCTGGACAAGCGAGCAGGCGACCTCGTAACGGGGCGAACCCGGGGCGGCTCGGGTGGCCCAGGCGGCGTCGCCGGCACCTCCAGACTCCTCCAGGCGGTCGCCAAGGAGACGGGTCTCAACGGTGACCCGCAGGTGCGCCAGGACCTGGCGAAGCTGTACACGCTGACGGAGATCGGTCGTTATCTGACCTTGAGGCAGAAGGCGCTGCGTACCACCGGTGGCGACATCCCCGGGATCGGCAACATCGCCAAGCTGTCCATGAGCATCATCCTCCGCCTGTCGCGCGACCTCGGCCTCCGGCTTCTCGGGCCCCGCGGCATGCTCCACGCCTACGACAGCGCCGGCGAGAAGTCCCTCGAAGGCCTACCGGCCGGCGGGCTCGGGGGGGCCGTGACCGAGATGTCGCTGTTCGCCCAGGCGCCGCAGATCTACGGCGGCACCGACGAGATCCAGCACAACATCATCGGCGAGCGGGTCCTCGGCCTGCCCAAGGAGCCCAACAACGACAAGGTGACCCCTTTCAAGGATCTCCCGCGTAACTAGGGGCTCAGGACCAGCCGGGAGGAGAGGAAGCGGGACCGGGGGATAGGGCTCAGGACCAGCCGGGAGGAGAGGAAGCGGGACCGGGCCCGTCCGGGTCGCTCCGCTGCGCTTCGAACGACCCGGCCGTTTCCCGGCTCCCGCCCCTCTCCTCCTATCCAGCCCTTCGCTTGATGGGCGCCTGGGGTACAGCGTCACTGGGGGGTGGGAACATCTGCACATGAGACCGAAGCTGCTGATCTCAGGGGTCCTGATGGCGCTGGCCACCGGCGGGTGCCTTTCGACGTCGGTGACAGGGACGCTCCGGACGCTGCCGCCGCAGACCACCTCGACCACGGCCACGGGCGGGCCCGGTACGGCGGCGTCCCCCGCGACGACAGCGCCGGCGGGGATCAGCGTGATGGCGGGAGGGGCGCAGTGCTCCTACCGCCAGCAGTACGGGTACGTGTTGCCCGACCCGGCATGCACGCCCGGAGTGACGAACCCGTCGGTCAGCCAGGCGAACATCGACCAGACGATCTGCACGCGGGGGTGGACGTCGACCGTGCGCCCGCCGGAGTCGTACACCGAGAAGCTGAAACGGGAGCAGATGGACAGCTACGGGGACCCCGGGTCGATGTCCGGCTACGAGGAGGACCACCTGATACCCCTCGAGCTTGGCGGGTCGCCTGCCGATCCCAAGAACCTGTGGCCCGAACCCGGAGCTTCCCCGAACCCCAAGGACGACGTCGAGTACGCGGCGAACCGTGCGGTGTGCCGCGGGGAGATGCCGCTCGCCCAGGCGCAGCGAGAGATCGCCACCGACTGGGTGTCCCTGGGCCGGAGTCTGGGAGTTCTCGAAGGCACCAATTAGTCATCGGTGCTCGTACTGGACGTTTCGCGCTGCTAGCGTCTCCGGGGTGCCAGCCGGGCCGGGGCGCCGCGGCGGCGAAAGGCACCAGTATGACGATGCACGCAGCGAGGCCCTGTTGACCGATCGCGATGGCCTGAGTGCTATCGAAGTCGCCATCCTCGGCGAGCAGGAGGCGCTCGCGCGCCTGGAGCTGCTCGCCACCACGAGCCGCATCCTCGACGCGACGCTGGAGGACTTCGAGGAGGCCGTCGCCCAGGTCGCCGACGCGTGCGTGCCGGACTTCGCCGACCTCTGCGCGGTCGAGGTCATCGGGCCCAACGGCGAGGTCACATGCTCCGGATACCGCGTCGCCAGGACGAGCGGACTGAACGCCCCCGTCTCCTGGGGCCCCGTGGGCCGGCTGTGTGCGCCGGACCGGCGCCCCGTCCTCGCCTGGGGCGACGTCGACGAGCCCCCCAACGCCAAGCTGGTACGTGAGCGTCTCGAGGCGCAGTCCCTGGTCGTCGCCCCGATCACCGGTGGCGGGATCACCCTCGGATGGTTCGTGGTCGCCACCGGCCGGTTCCGCAGGGGGTTCCGGCCCTCGGCTCTGCGGATAGGTGCAGAGCTTGCGACCCGCCTCGGCACAGCCATCCAGCGGGTGATGCTGCACAAGGACATGCAGGCGTCGGCACGGGACCAGAGCAGGACGGTCCGGCGTCTCCGCCGCCTCGCTACCGCGGCCACCAACCTCGCGGGCGCCGGCACCGCCCGGGGCGTGCTGCAAGTCGCCTGCGTCGAGGCGTGCGTCATCCAAGAAGCGGATGGCGCGATCGCCCGCTGGTGGATGGGCGACGGGTCGATCATGGAGGCCGAGGCCGGCGACGTCGACCGGGCGACGGCGGAGATCGCCTTCGACGCGGTGTCGAACCACCGTTCCGCCAGGGGCGAGGGATGGGTGTCGTATCCGCTGCCGAGCAGTGACCCGTGGCAGCGAGCGGCACTTGTGGTGTTCGTCGGTGACGACTTTTCCTCGGACGAGGAGCTGGTGCTGTCGTCGCTGGCGTCGTTGATACCCGTAGCGTTCGAGCGGGCGCTGGGGACCGAGTCGACGGTGCTGCACGAGGCCCGCCTCCGGGCGGTCGTCGAATCGTCGCCGGTGGCGCTGGTGGGCCTGCGCGAGGACGGGACCGTCACCTCGGCGAACCCGGCGGCTCAGCGGCTCTTCGGGTGGGGTCCGGACCCCAGGGACTGGAACCTGGAGCAGGCCTTGCAGCCGGTCATGATCGGGCTGACGGATTCGGTGCGCGAGCGAGCCGGTCCGGTCACCCGGACGGTGTCGGTCGGCCAGCACGAGCTGTCGCTCTCGGCGGCCCCAATGCCGGCCACCTCGTCGGCGGACGACGAGTCCGTGCTCGTGGCCGGGATCGACCTCAGCGAGATCCGGCGGGCCGAGCGCGCCCTGGTCCAGGCGCAGCGCCTCGAAGCCATGGGCCAGGTAGCCGGCCGCGTCGCGCACGACTTCAACAACCTGCTCACCCTGATCATCGGCTACTCGGACGTGCTGCGCCGGACGGTCACGTCCGAGCAGCAGTCGAGCCTGCTCGACAACATCACAGGCGCGTCGAAACGGGCCGCGGCCCTGACCCAGCAGATGCTCGGGATGACCCGCCGGCAGCTCGACTCCGGCGTAGTGATCGACCTCGCCAGCGAGATCGCCAACCTCGAAGCGGTCCTCCCCCGGGTCGCCGGTCCCAACGTCTCGCTGACCGTGGACCGCCCGGCGGACACGGTCAAGGTCCGTCTCGATCCGAGCGAGATGGAACAGATAGTCATGAACCTCGTCATCAACGCCTGTGACGCGATGGAGAATGCCGGCAACATATACATTTCCTTGGATTCGGACCTGCCGGGTGACGAGGAACGGTGGCAGCACGAGCTCCCGGACGGGCAGCTGGCCATCCTGACCATCGCCGACGACGGGCCGGGGATGAGCGAGGACGTGCAGGCGCGTTGCCTGGAGCCGTTTTTCACGACCAAGGAGCGCGGGCACGGCACCGGCCTCGGGCTCTCGACCGTCTACGGCCTGGTCAAGGACCGGGGTGGGCAGCTGCGGGTCTGGTCGACACCTGGGCAGGGCACATCGATCCGGATCTGGCTGCCGATGGCCCAGGACGCGGCGCTGTCGAGCGGCACCGAGGAAGACGAAACGTGGCCGCCAGGCCGCAGGGTGTCCGGGAGGGTGCTCCTGGTCGAGGACGAGGACGAGCTGCGGACGATCGCCGAAGCGGCCCTGGGGAGCATCGGGCTAGAGGTGGTCGGGGTGTCGAGTGCCGAGGAGGCGATGATCAAGCTTGCCCGCTCCGGCACGTTCGACGCCCTCGTCACTGACATCCGCCTGCCCGGTCTGTCGGGCATCGACCTGGCGACCCAGGCGCGGGTTTCCCAGCCCGACCTGCCCGTTCTCTATATGACCGGCTACTCGGAGACGCAGATCCCCGACCACCGCGACCGGGTGGTCAGGAAGCCGTACAAGCCGGACACGCTCCGGCTACGGGTTGCGGAGCTCCTCGAGGAACAGGCGCTTCAGGGTTCGAAGCGGTAACCGACGCCCCTCACGGTGGTGATCCACCGCGGCTTCTCGGGGTCTTTTTCCACCTTGTGACGGACACGGCGCACGTGCTCGGTGACCGTCGCCTCGTCCTGCCATTCGGAGCGGGAGGACCACACGTGCTCCAGCAGCTGCCCCCGGCTGAACACCTGGCGGGGTGAGCGGATCAGGAAGGCGAGAAGGTCGAACTCCTTGGCCGTGAGCTCGACGCCACGCCCCTCCACGACGACCTCCCGGGTGAGCTCGTTGAGCACCAGCCCATCGGCGACCTCGGATCCCCCCGCCGGGACCGGGTCGACCCGGGGCACGGCCCGGCGCAGGACCGACTCGATGCGGGCGACGAGCTCCACGGGCGAGAACGGCTTGGCGATGTAGTCGTCCGCCCCCAGGCGCAGCCCCAAGACCCGGTCCGCGGTGTCCCCCTTCCCGCTGATGAAGATCACCGGAAGCTCGCCCTTCTCCCGGATCTTGGCGAGCACTATCCGCCCGTCGTCACGCCCCAGGGTGATGTCCAGTACCACCAGGTCTGGTGACTCGCTGTCCACCTTGGAGATGGCCCCTTCAGCGTCGGAAGCCACCGACACCGAGTAGCCCTCGCCTTCAAGTACCAGCTTGAGCAGCGAGCTGAGTTCCTGGTCGTCGTCGACGACGAGTATCCGGTTGTTGCCTGTCGCAGCCATGGCCGCCCAAAAACATACTCCGGGCGAGTTGGGATTCCGTTGATGCACCGGAGGGTGCCGGGTGACGCTGGTGGTCGACACTCATCGACGTGCAGCGAGTGGTGCCACGATCAGACATGTCCGGCGGCGGCTCGGACGACCGTGAGGCGGTAACGAAGGCCGCCCAGGTGCTGGTCGTCGGCAGCGAGGAGTGGGCGATCGCCGACGCCTCCGCCCAGCTGCGATCTGCCGGCCGGAAGGTGCACAGGTGCAGCGACAACGCCGGCTCGCCATTTCCGTGCAACGGGATGATCCCGGGGCGAGGATGCCCGCTGGACAAGCACGACGTCGACGTAGTCGTGACGATCCGCAGCCGAGCGGACTCGGAGCCTGCACTTTCGGAGATGGGTGCCGTGTGCGGATTGCGCGACGGCCTTCCGTTGGTGATCGGGGGCTTGGCTGACATGTCGCCGTTTGCGCAGTTCGGAGACAAGATCCCCACCAAGGGTGACGTGGTCTCGAG
Above is a genomic segment from Acidimicrobiales bacterium containing:
- a CDS encoding thioesterase family protein — translated: MAAHDRRGGRVTVYRHKVRYFEADQQGVVFNMWYLGYFDEAMTTFLEEGGLGYQQMLDAGFDVQLVHSEIDWGSSLRWGDEAEVCVGLAERGTTSFSLSFDVCAGGEKVAAGRTVYVVVATDGSGKRPIPEILGKALGAL
- a CDS encoding acyl-CoA dehydrogenase family protein, with amino-acid sequence MRTMQAADTTSSHTAGDPVAEVKQWLSENWDPDLTVRDWWARLGESGWAAPSLPDNAYGKGLSRAEAVRVQEAIVEFGALPAPGGLGLLLAGPTIATHGDADQIERYVKPIVTGAQGWCQLFSEPGAGSDLAGLQTKAERDGEEWIITGQKVWTSGGQVADMGMLLARTNPEVPKHQGITYFAFDMRQPGVEVRPLREMTGRALFNEVFITEARVGNDAIIGGLNNGWAVANTTLAFERAGLGAGGGSAGASTAVPGTIAGDLDKRAGDLVTGRTRGGSGGPGGVAGTSRLLQAVAKETGLNGDPQVRQDLAKLYTLTEIGRYLTLRQKALRTTGGDIPGIGNIAKLSMSIILRLSRDLGLRLLGPRGMLHAYDSAGEKSLEGLPAGGLGGAVTEMSLFAQAPQIYGGTDEIQHNIIGERVLGLPKEPNNDKVTPFKDLPRN
- a CDS encoding ATP-binding protein; protein product: MPAGPGRRGGERHQYDDARSEALLTDRDGLSAIEVAILGEQEALARLELLATTSRILDATLEDFEEAVAQVADACVPDFADLCAVEVIGPNGEVTCSGYRVARTSGLNAPVSWGPVGRLCAPDRRPVLAWGDVDEPPNAKLVRERLEAQSLVVAPITGGGITLGWFVVATGRFRRGFRPSALRIGAELATRLGTAIQRVMLHKDMQASARDQSRTVRRLRRLATAATNLAGAGTARGVLQVACVEACVIQEADGAIARWWMGDGSIMEAEAGDVDRATAEIAFDAVSNHRSARGEGWVSYPLPSSDPWQRAALVVFVGDDFSSDEELVLSSLASLIPVAFERALGTESTVLHEARLRAVVESSPVALVGLREDGTVTSANPAAQRLFGWGPDPRDWNLEQALQPVMIGLTDSVRERAGPVTRTVSVGQHELSLSAAPMPATSSADDESVLVAGIDLSEIRRAERALVQAQRLEAMGQVAGRVAHDFNNLLTLIIGYSDVLRRTVTSEQQSSLLDNITGASKRAAALTQQMLGMTRRQLDSGVVIDLASEIANLEAVLPRVAGPNVSLTVDRPADTVKVRLDPSEMEQIVMNLVINACDAMENAGNIYISLDSDLPGDEERWQHELPDGQLAILTIADDGPGMSEDVQARCLEPFFTTKERGHGTGLGLSTVYGLVKDRGGQLRVWSTPGQGTSIRIWLPMAQDAALSSGTEEDETWPPGRRVSGRVLLVEDEDELRTIAEAALGSIGLEVVGVSSAEEAMIKLARSGTFDALVTDIRLPGLSGIDLATQARVSQPDLPVLYMTGYSETQIPDHRDRVVRKPYKPDTLRLRVAELLEEQALQGSKR
- a CDS encoding response regulator transcription factor, whose protein sequence is MAATGNNRILVVDDDQELSSLLKLVLEGEGYSVSVASDAEGAISKVDSESPDLVVLDITLGRDDGRIVLAKIREKGELPVIFISGKGDTADRVLGLRLGADDYIAKPFSPVELVARIESVLRRAVPRVDPVPAGGSEVADGLVLNELTREVVVEGRGVELTAKEFDLLAFLIRSPRQVFSRGQLLEHVWSSRSEWQDEATVTEHVRRVRHKVEKDPEKPRWITTVRGVGYRFEP